The nucleotide window TCAGGCTGAGTATAACGGTTTCTGTCATAATTCAAGTATATAAAATCGCACCGTTTATTTCCGTACTTACTAACGGTTAGGAATTTAGCTAGAATTAATTTATGAACCCACGCGACATGATTGAGCAGGTTGTGGCGAACTCGTCCGCGACAGCGGCATTGATAGGAACGGATTCTTCCGGCGGCGGACTGTTGGGGAACCTTACTCCCGGCAGCATTTTTGTTATGGTCATGCTCTCGCTTGTCGGATTCGTCTACTTCCGGTACGGGAAAACACAGCAGGACATCGCCTCCATCGTCTGCGGCATCGCGCTGATTGGGTTCCCTTATCTCGTGTCGGACACGCTATATATGACTATTATAGGAATAGCCATAATCGTGGTCCATTTTTTCATTAAAAAATGGATGTGATTTCCGCGCGGCGGCACACGCGCTAGAGCGCGCCGGGCAGCCGTTACCGGTCGAGCCTGCCCGCAGGAGCGGCGCTCCGCCGGGGCTGTCCGGCCGAAAACCGGGCAAATCAAAAATCCGTGAAAAATCAGTTCCGGTTATCGGCCCGCGCTATGCAGCACCGGATCCGGCACAGGTCCGGGCATTGCGGCCTGCGGCAAGGCTCGACATGAACCGTTACCAGCGCATCCGGGAACACATCGCCGATTTTGTCGGACATCAGATCGGTTATCCGGTGCGACTCCTCGACCGTCATTTCCGCCGGCATAACCGCGTCTATTGAAATAAAGCGCATATGCCCGGCCTTGCGGGTGCGCAAATTCTTGAAACTGACAAGCGCGGGCCGCAACGCGGTCATGCGGTGAAGGATTTCGGCCTCCTCCGATTCCGGCAGCCGGTGGTCCAGCAGATCTTTCGACGATTCCAGCGTCAGTTCCAGCGCGGCCTTCATGATCATCAGCGCAACCACGATCGCCGCCACCGGGTCAACCCAGCCCAGATTGACCGATGGCGCAAATATCCCGCCGGCCCAGATAACCGCCAGCGCGAACATTACGCCCGCCGATGTATAAACATCGGTCAGCAGGTGCCATGCGTCGGCCACCAGCGCCACGGAATCGGTCTGCTTGCCAACCCTGAAAAGAAGCCTCGACACCATTATATTGGCCACGGCTGAAACCGCCATGACACCGGCCGCCAATCCCGCCGCCTCGACCGGGCGGGGATTAACCAGCTTATGCACCGCCTCGTAAATAATCCAGACTGCGGCGATAAAAATCAGCAGCGCTTCCGCCACGCCTGACACGTTTTCATATTTCCCGTGCCCGAAACTGTGCTCCGCGTCCGCCGGCTTTGACGAGGTTGACACCGCGAAATACGCGATCAGTGCGGCCAGCAGATCCACCGCCGAATGGATCGCCTCCGAAATCACCGACACCGAACCCGACACCAGCCCGATCATCAGTTTTGCCGACACCAGCGTCAGGTTGGAACACACCGACACCGCCGCCGCGCGCTTTTTCAGTTTTACAGTTTCGGACATGTTTTCACCTGAAAAAATACCGCGGAAACACCCGGCTCTCCCAAGAAACCCATCTGAGAAAAGTCTGTGGTCCCGCGGTGAAATCGTTCTCCGCTGCCGCATTGCGGCCCGGCCGCGTCCGCACCAGCGCGGATCAGGCCTGTATATCCATTTTACATAAAAACAGCAAAAACAGTCCGCCTCGGCGGGCCCAAACAGCGAACTTAAACGCCGGATCCGGATTCAAGGCAGGCTTTCGCCTCCTCGGCCGTCAAACCGGCGGATCCGGCGGAAAGCGCCCAGTTCATCACTACGGCAAACACCGTGCCGAACGCTATGCCGGCTATATTCACCGTGCCGACGGTAATGCCTTTCACGCCCAGTCCCGTTGCGATCATCAGCGTCGCGCCCGCCACGATCAGATTGCGCGGACTGCACAGGTCCAGCCTGTTATCTATCCAGATCTTCACGCCCATCAGCGTGATAAGCCCGCACAGCAGCACCGACACACCCCCGATAACCGGCATCGGAATGGCATGAGTCGCCGCCCCGAATTTGGGACACAGGCCCAGCAGCGCCGCAAAACCCGCCGCCACGGCGAACATCCGC belongs to Elusimicrobiaceae bacterium and includes:
- a CDS encoding cation diffusion facilitator family transporter, with the translated sequence MSETVKLKKRAAAVSVCSNLTLVSAKLMIGLVSGSVSVISEAIHSAVDLLAALIAYFAVSTSSKPADAEHSFGHGKYENVSGVAEALLIFIAAVWIIYEAVHKLVNPRPVEAAGLAAGVMAVSAVANIMVSRLLFRVGKQTDSVALVADAWHLLTDVYTSAGVMFALAVIWAGGIFAPSVNLGWVDPVAAIVVALMIMKAALELTLESSKDLLDHRLPESEEAEILHRMTALRPALVSFKNLRTRKAGHMRFISIDAVMPAEMTVEESHRITDLMSDKIGDVFPDALVTVHVEPCRRPQCPDLCRIRCCIARADNRN